The following are from one region of the Georgenia sp. M64 genome:
- a CDS encoding MoxR family ATPase, with translation MTTTTVQPVMTQEQAAWFAETFTRLVDNVGQAVLGKNHVVRLVVTTLLSGGHLLLEDYPGTGKTQLARALGQTLQATSSRIQFTPDLLPSDVTGVSIFDPKTQTFEFHQGPIFASVVLADEINRASPKTQSALLEVMEEGRVTVDGVSHRVGRPFIVLATQNPIEQAGTYRLPEAQLDRFLMRTSVGYPDHAATVEILAAAAVRDRAGALDPVITGAAVADMVALADTVHVDPAVLEYVARLAAETRRAPGVVVGVSVRGALSLVRAAKTWAASQGRTYVVPDDVSDLAEPVWAHRLVLEAEAEFEGATAAGAVAAVVADVVPPTVREQAPRQ, from the coding sequence ATGACCACCACCACCGTGCAGCCCGTGATGACCCAGGAGCAGGCCGCCTGGTTCGCCGAGACCTTCACCCGGCTGGTCGACAACGTCGGCCAGGCCGTGCTCGGCAAGAACCACGTCGTCCGCCTCGTCGTCACCACGCTGCTCTCCGGCGGCCACCTGCTCCTCGAGGACTACCCCGGTACCGGCAAGACCCAGCTCGCCCGCGCGCTGGGGCAGACCCTCCAGGCGACGTCCAGCCGGATCCAGTTCACCCCGGACCTGCTGCCCTCGGACGTCACGGGCGTGTCGATCTTCGACCCGAAGACCCAGACCTTCGAGTTCCACCAGGGCCCGATCTTCGCCTCCGTGGTCCTCGCGGACGAGATCAACCGGGCCTCGCCCAAGACCCAGTCGGCCCTGCTGGAGGTCATGGAGGAGGGCCGCGTCACCGTCGACGGTGTGAGCCACCGCGTCGGCCGGCCCTTCATCGTCCTGGCCACCCAGAACCCCATCGAGCAGGCCGGCACCTACCGCCTCCCCGAGGCCCAGCTCGACCGGTTCCTCATGCGCACCTCGGTCGGCTACCCCGACCACGCCGCGACCGTGGAGATCCTCGCCGCGGCCGCCGTGCGCGACCGGGCGGGCGCCCTCGACCCCGTCATCACCGGCGCGGCCGTGGCCGACATGGTCGCCCTGGCCGACACCGTCCACGTCGACCCGGCCGTCCTGGAGTACGTGGCCCGCCTCGCCGCGGAGACCCGCCGCGCCCCGGGCGTCGTCGTCGGTGTCTCGGTGCGCGGGGCGCTGTCCCTCGTCCGCGCCGCAAAGACGTGGGCGGCCTCCCAGGGGCGCACCTACGTCGTGCCCGACGACGTCAGCGACCTCGCCGAGCCCGTCTGGGCGCACCGCCTCGTGCTCGAGGCCGAGGCCGAGTTCGAGGGAGCCACCGCCGCCGGCGCCGTCGCCGCGGTGGTCGCCGACGTCGTGCCGCCCACCGTGCGGGAGCAGGCACCGCGGCAGTGA